AATGATGTCAGCAGCTCAGTTAGTTAGTAGACGGTTAGCTAGCTAATCTCCTTATAAGGAGCTCAGTACACGAGAGGAGCATTATTAGCAGAATAACAAATTTGATTCTTATTTCTTCCTCAATTCCTCTCACtttactcttcttcttcttcaattcttatTCTCCCTAATTTCCTTCCTTCCCTGCGCCTACGGCATCTCAGCCTCAGGAATTCTACTTGAATTCttgacaagtggtatcagagctgcgaATCCTCGGATTATTGCAGCTCATCACAATGGCAGAAGGCACCCGCTTCAAGAATATGGAAGATCAACTACGGAAACAAGAAGTTCGACTGCAGGAAGCTCTGCAATCGATCCTTTCTCTTCAGTAAAACCAGCAAGAAGTTCAACAGCAGCTGCGAGGGGAAATGGAGAACTCCAACAAGGAAATGAGAACAATGATCGCCGGCGTGGACCAGAAACTCAATGCCTTGGTTCAGATCATGGCCAGAGAAAGGAATGGGGACAGAGAGGAAGCAACTCAACTAGAGAAAAGCCCCATTCTACCCACGCCGCCCCCACACACGAAGCTCCAACCGGAGTTTGGCACCAATCAATGCTCAAGAGTCAAACCTCCAAAGGTATTTTTATCCAATCCACCAAGGATCGAATTGCCTTTGTTCGCCGGAGAGAATCCACGCATCTGGCTTCGCAAGTGTCAGAAGTACTTCATAACTTACCAAATTCCACCAGAGCAGCAGATGGAGGTAGTCGAAATGTTCCTTGACAATAAGGCAGATGTATGGTACCAAGGCATCAAGGTAGAATTTCCAGATCTGTCATGGCAGCAATTTGCCGACATGCTCAGCCAGAGATTTGCAGAGAAAGGCACGCGCGATGTGGTGGAGGATTTCAATAAGTTGCAACAATCTGGAACTGTGGAGGATTACCAAGAAAAGTTTGAAGAATTGAAATCACTAATGCTGGTAAAGAATCCACACCTCTCTGAATCATACTTCGTTTCAAGTTTTATTAGTGGATTGCGAGAGGAAATTAAAACCATGGTAAAAAATGTTGAAACCAAACAAAGTGTCGGATGCGATGGAATTAGCTCGATTGCAGGAGGAAGCTTGGAAACTGCAGCAAAAGTCTGCTAAGCCAATAACAAAATCACCTATTGATCCCAAGTTTGGCCTGTTTAAGAACACTGCGGCTGTTTCCAATGCCTATAAGGTTCCACCATCTAGTATGCTTAAAAACGAGAATAATGAAGCCACGCCAACTAGGAGGATATCTCCACAGGAGATTCAATTTCGGAGGAACAATGGACTGTGTTTTAAATGTGGGGAGCGATATGGTGCTGGACATCAGTGTAGGAATAGACAGCTGAATATGATGGTAGTTGAGGAAGAAGACGAAGGGGAATTCCTAGATGCAGTAGGGGAGCAAGATGAAAAAACGGGCAACCCAGGGGAACTGATGGATGTATCTTTACATACACTCTCTGAAGCGTTGAAGAGGAAGACAATCACTCTCCGAGGATAAATCAAAGGATTTCCTGTGTACATTTTAGTAGACACAGGTAGTTCAGAAACCTATATTAGCCAACATCTGGTCAGAAATCTAGAATTGCCATATGTAGTCACTAATCCCTTCACGGTGGTCATTGGAGATGGTTCGAGTGTGACAGGGTGCACCAAGTGGCCAAAAGTGCTATGGTCCACCAACAATCATAAATTCTGTTTTGACATGAGGATTATGGAGCTAGGAGGGTGGGACATGATCTTAGGAGTGGATTGGATGACCCATTATAGCCCCATCACCTTTGATTTCCACAAACTACATATAGCTATTCACAGTGAAGCAGAAGAAGTGATCCTGCAAGGATGTGTAGTAGAGGCTGAACTTAATCTATTGAGGAATAAGGACCTACGAGACTACATCAACTATAAGCACAGTTGTTACAACCTAACATCTGAGCTCCAGCAGGGGAGTTCAGATACCGACACACCAGCAGAGGTAAAGGAACTATTGGACAAGTACAGAGAGGTCTTTGCTGCTCCTACAGGGCTACCACCTGAGAGGAATCTGGATCATTCCATACCTCTTAAGGCTGATGCTCAGGCCTTCAAAATCAAGCCCTACAGATATCCACACTCACAAAAGGCGGAGATAGAGAGACAAGTCATGGAAATGCTAGGCAGTGGGATCATCAAACACAGCAATAGTCCCTATGCTTCACCTGTGCTGCTTGTtaaaaaaaaggatggaaccTGGCGTTTTTGTGTTTATTATAGGCACCTGAAAAAACTGACTATTAAAGACAAATACCCTATTCCTAATATTGAGGAGCTGATAGCTGAGTTGGGAGGATCTAAGTACCACTCCAAGATAGACCTGCGAGCTGGTTATCATCAGGTGCGAGTCAAGGTCCAGGATGTGCACAAGACTGCCTTTCAGACCCATGAGGGACATTATGAATTTCTGGTGATGCCCTTCGGGTTAACCAACGCACCAGCCACCTTTCAGGCTTTGATGAATCAGGTTTTTCAGCCTTACTTACGCAAGtttgtattaatattttttgatgacatattggtTTATAGCAAGGACTTGGGCCAGCATGTACAGCATTTGGAGGTGGTGTTAAAAGTACTGAAGGAAAACCAGCTCTATGCGAAGCTATCTAAATGTTCTTTTGCCCAGCAAAGGATTGAGTACTTGGGGCACATAATCTCATCAGAAGGAGTGAGTATGGAAGATGAGAAGATAAAGGATGTACTAAATTGGCCTACACCCAACTCAGTTAAGGCCTTAAGGGGATTTCTAGGCCTTACTGGTTATTACAGGCGGTTCATCAAGCAGTATGGCATCATATGCAGACCATTGACAGACTTACTCAAGAAAGATAGTTTCTGCTGGAATGAGCAAGCAGACGTTGCCTTTCGAAAACTGAAGCAAATCATGTGCTCTTCCCCAGTCCTAAGGCTACCAGATTTTGAGGAACCATTTGTAATTGAAACAGATGCTAGCAATGGGGGTATCGGGGCAGTTCTACAACAGAATTCTCACCCAATAGCTTATCTCAGTAGAGCACTCTCACCTAGAAATTTGGGTATATCCGTCTATGAGAAAGAATTAATGGCTTTAGTGTTAGCTGTGACCAAGTGGCGACACTATTTGGTTGGACATCACTTCATTGTTAAGACTGATCACCAGTCACTGAAGTACTTATTGGAGCAACGACTGACCACTCCCTTGCAACATAAGTGGTTGACTAAATTGCTGGGTATGGATTATGAGATACAATACAAGAAAGGAAGTGATAACAATGCTGCAGATGCTCTATCCAGGAAGGTCTGCTATGCCCAGGAAAATCAACAAGAACACTCTATACTGGCACTCTCTACAGTTAGACCCAAGTGGATGAAGGATCTATGTAGTAGCTATGCAGGGGATGACAAATGGCAATCTGTTATAGCTCAGTGTTTGCTGGACTCACAAGCTGAGAGTGACTATCAGGTTATAGATGGGATAATTAAGTATAAAGGGAAGCTGGTTGTGGGATCAGCCAACCATATCAGGAACTCCTTGCTCAAGGCAGTACATGACACTACTTTGGGAGGGCACTCTGGTCAGAGAGGGACTTATCAGAAACTGAAGAGCTCATTTTATTGGGAAGGGATGAAGCAAGATGTGGCCAAGTTTGTCAGCTCTTGTGAGGTGTGTCAGAGATGCAAACATGAGAATGTGCCGTATCCAGGCCTGTTGCAGGCCTTGTCTATTCCTGATAAAGCATGGTCTCATCTTACTATGGACTTCATCGAGAAGTTGCCTATTTCTCAGGGGTTTGACACAGTCCTTGTGGTTATCGACCGGTTCACTAAATATGCTCATTTCTTGGCACTCAGGCATCCCTTCTCAGCCACATAGGTTGCACAGCTTTTTCTAGACAATATATACAAGTTGCATGGATTACCAGTGTCCATTGTAAGTGATAGAGATAAAATCTTCACTAGCAAGTTTTGGCATGAACTCTTTAGACTAATGGGGGTGGAATTACATCTGAGCTCTTCCTACCACCCCCAGACAGACGGGCAATCTGAGAGGCTTAATCAATGCCTGGAGAACTTTTTGAGGTGTATGACTAGTGAACATCCCACTCACTGGCATAAATGGTTGTCATTGGCGGAGCTATGGTACAACACTACGAATCGATTTTTGGCTTAATTGAGCAGAGCTTTGACTTACTTTTATAAAGTTCAAACTTGAGTTCGAACTCTACGAGCTGTCAATTTAAAGTTCGAgttcgaaaaaataaaaaataattattttatttttaaaaaataaataaaataattttttcttaataaataataaaatattagagatatttatgtaattttactattaaaataaaaaataaaaaaatatgtatatactcgaactcgcgagctaacgaggtTAATATTtttgagttcgagttcgatTTGACTAACTCGAGCTGGATATTGATCGAGGTGGAGTCGAGTTTTGTTTCGTTTGCGGTCCTATTCTCAGCAAAACTTAATCTTGAGACTCTATAGATAGTTAGCCCGTTTGGGCTGCTATTTTATaaagtttttgtagaaaaaatgTATCATAactatttgatatatatgaggtaaaaaagtgattgagaaACATATTCTCGGAAAACgtaagaatttttttaaagaaaattgacaatccaaaGCTTTTCAGTTGAAAAAGCAAATCTAGGGTCTTTAGGATTTAAAGTATCAGAAATTACATTTGTCAGAAACAATCCTATAAATTATTGCCACATTTTTCCTCTCAAAGTATATAAACATCTTATTTTGTACTCGTCCGGAACGTTTATTGACAAAAGAGGGGTGTGGTCAGATGCAACAACAGTCTCCAATGCAATAAAATTTGCCGGATTGTGTACCAGAAATACATCTTAAATCAGCTCATTACATCAAACGCGTGAAACTCTTCTACCCTCCATCGGACAAGCTCTCTATGACATAATTATTCTTTCACAGATCTCCTAGCTGGAACATGTTTTCGCATAAAATCCCAATGCAACACACGATCGAACTAATCTTCGTTTCTAAAACCCCTAATAATTATGGTACAATATTGAACCATGCTTTCCCAATCTTGGTTTCTAACAGTGCCATTTTACTTatgaagaaaattttccggatacacgATGAAATGGAATCTGAAAGTCCAGACCTGAAAAGGTTATGGATTGTTGCAAGCACTGTAAATATTGCAGTCATTGTAACTAATCTGCAAGAAGTATTAGATCGTAATGAATCTTCTGTCCTACTTTCTatgccactttttattatattgctatttcttatTTATAAAcattatgttttatttcttttatgtttCTTTAAGATCAAATAACTATTAactgagtaatacacaaaatttaacaaatacaaaaaatcaaaatgcataaaaaaatgagattttttaatgaattttttgctgtattttttaattttctattatattgcCTGATGAGGTTGTTGTATTTATATTtcactcaattaatagttattggatcttaaaaaaacaaaatagaaataaaatataatatttatgaataagaaataataatataataaaaagtaagaTAGAATATCCGTTGTGGTATTTGACCTTTTCAGGCACTATTTTCAATTCTTGAACGTGTTAGGTAAATATCGGGCCCATTCGGCGTATATAGCTAGCTTAAAATCTCAACATGAGCACAGAAGATTTATGCCAATGTGAAGTGATAGCAAGACATGATAACTTCGTTTGCATTAGTAAAATTGGGTGGATATTTGATGAAAAAGGCAAtgaaaaaaagagtaaatagACAGAACAAATTAGGCAGAAATTATCCAACTTTACTCATGTTTATATATAGTTTACCTTTTCTCGTCCCTTAAGAATTTCTACGGAAATTCAATATCAAGTGGTAACTAAAAATTACTATCTGGcaaaacttttatttttgggaGTACTTGTGCATGCATGCAACAAGGCACAATCAGCCAAAGGTGGCATGATGCATTTTATGCCACAccatcttcttttttcttttggatagGATCTTTATCTGTAACTTTTCTGCAAGGAAGCACAAAAACATTAAAACACTAAAGGCTAATGCACGTTGGACTTATTCCCGAAGAGAAATCAGACATCTATTATACTTAAATCTTTCAACTCTCTAGAGCCAGTCACACCCACAAATGTGATTGTTCTCATAATTCGACGGACCGCAGTTATTAAATCTCTCAACTTAATTACTATGTAGTCATGAAGCATTCAGCTAAAGCCTAAAGCATACCAAAACCCAAGAAAATTTAGCTTTCAGCAGtatttcaagaaagaaatatggaCAGCAGAAATATGAGGAGCTAATTGAGTTTTGTCTATTAATCAAATAGCAAATATCTTTCAGGTTGGTGGTGGTATAGCTCCATTGAAGGAACTTTGGCTgccagagaaggaaaaaaatagaCGACAAACAAGAAACGGCAGCATGAAGCTCAGAACAGCAAGTGTAGCTTTTCTGGCCTTGGGTTCCTTGAAGTTGTCCTTCTCCTCAAGCAACTGAATGAAGCTTTTAGCGAAATTAATCACAGCGTCTCCTCTGGCTTCTAACATCTGAAGTTGAGCACTAGTGAGATGTTTTATTACTATCTCTGCCACAACATTGCCCTTCATTGTTTCTAATTTAGTAGTTGTGGTTATGGCTTCTTCCTGCCCTTTAGAAGTGgtatttattgatgaaaaaGGGGTCAGCTCGGATGAAGCAACAGTCTCCAATGCAAGTGAAGTTGCCGGAGTCAATGGATCAGTTAAATTCTGCACAGTCAATAAATCTACAATCAGTTTGATGAGTCTGAGCGTGTAAAGCTCTtccatcaacaattacaaaagctctctaataacaagtaaacattttCTTTCACAAATCTCCTTATCACAAAATTTCTGATGAAAGGCCTATGCAGTACAatcaaaaataagaaaacacAAATTTGATGGAAATAAATAACttattaataaaaaatacaactaGTAAGAGAATGCTGTCTTTAAAGAActtttgcaccaagtagaaagACAAAGTAAATCTATACAAACTCCAAAAGAAATCAATAGTAATAATAGCAATATAGTACTACTTTATTACCATAACGTCAGTCCTTGAAGATGGAGGTATGGGCTTAGGTGAAGCAACAGTCACCAATGCAAGTGAACTTGGACTCAATGAATCAGTCATATTCTATGCCACAGAAGCACAACAATTCAGTTCAATAATGCTAAACAAGTAAAAGTTAACAAACCAACAATTCTGCAAGCTCTCTGTATCAAGTAAATATTCATTTACAGGTCTCCTAACAAAAGCAATCCAATAAAAGCCCCATGCCATAACATTAAAAAATGAGATCCAaattaacaagaaaaaaataactcATCAATTGAACAAAGCACTAGTCAAATAATGCTGTGTTTAAACAAGTTTTACACAATGTAACAAGGAAAAGTACTCAAACTATGTGAACTCCAAACAAATCCAAAGATAATAAAAGCAAATTAGCAGCACTTTATTACCATAACTTTGGTAATCGATGGCAGTGAGATTAGGTCACATGATTCAACAGTCTCCAGTGCAATAAAGTTGCCGGACTCGATAAATTACCTATATTCTGTAGCAGAAATATatctaaaatcaatttgatgaatCTAAACAATAATACAACATGGCCATGCACGCTCTCTAtagaaaaaagggtaaaaagcAAAAAAACCCTCCGTGGTAAAACTAATGTATAGAAAAACCCCCGTGATTTCAAAACGTACAACACGACACtccatactttgaactaaattgtaaaggtgatggaatccgttaaacttaacggaaatggatgaaatgaccaaaatgctctgatataattaagcaaaagatagttcaaaaaaatcatttatttattttttggatagAGAGAATTGAGTGTTAAGGGGTAGAACaggtatatttgttaaaaattaggtataaatttttttttaagattccaataagtcatttccgttaagtttaacggattccatcaattttacaatttagttcaaagtatgaggTATCATGTTATACGTTTTGAAACCACGGaaggcttttctgtgtattagattTACTACAGGGGGCCTTTTTGTTTTATACCctagaaaaaaatttctttcatAGGTCTTCTAACACAATAAATTCAATAAGAGCCCCATGGCAGTAGAATTAAATAACAAGAAACTAATTTAACATGACAAAAATTATTTATCAAGTAAACAAAGTTCTGCCCAAAGAATGCTGTATTTGGAGAAGGTTTGCACAGTAATAGGGAAAAGTAAAACTATATGAACtccaaaacaaatcaaattctaaaacTACTACTTTCCTCCCACGAATTTAGTACTTGACAAGAGGGAGCGAGGTTAGAAGAACAGTTTCCCTCGATAACAAATAAATATTGTTTCAAAGGCACGTAAGGAATCCAATAATAGCCATATGCAATACACTTAAATAATaaggcaaattacattttagccCTCTGTAGTTTTCGCAAAAATCACATAACCCCCATGATtcaaaaagctatacataaactCCCTGTAGTTTGGGTTGAACTGTCAAATAGACGGAAAGAACCCATCGTGACGATTCGTGGGCAAAATGTCCAAATTACCctaatataaatacaaaaaagaagcaGGTGAAGTCAGACTCTCCCTTGCTTTGACCTTTGTCGTGAGAAAGAGAGGGTTATCAGCTTTTACCTTCGGACTTTGGAGAGGGTTTGGTGACTGGTGGGCAGTGATAAGGGTGGTGGGGATCTTGGCTTGCGGAATTTGGCTGCTTTGGGGATTTCTTCTTACAGCTCCTTTCCTTATTTTTGTATTATTtcgcttttattttttattccctTCTTTTGAGTTTTGTGAAGGGGTTTGTTATTTATGGGTAGCGTGAAGAGTTGTGTTGTGAAAAGAATCTGTCAGCCACTGGGGAGATATGGTAGGACGCAGCCGGAGGACTTAgcagcttcttcttcttcttctgtgtCTTCAAACCATAACATTCTACCGTATCCTTCACGCCACCGACAACCCAAGCTCGTGCCAACCCTGAAATGAGAGTGAATCTTGGAACCAGAAATGGAAGGACCAGTCAATCAAAACAAGAGATGCCCTTTGACCCCTGATGTGGACGCAGGTGGGCTGCAATCTCAAGGCTCCACCCTCCCCTGCCCCGAGCCCCTCTTGACTCCCGTTTCGCATTTCATCATATGCCTCCTATCTCTTGCATTTTCCAATTCGTTCATGATTCGCATATGGCCTGGGGAGGGATGTGTGTCTGGATCTTTAAGAATCAGACCATAATTTCATGCGCAAAGATTTAACCGGAGTTGGATCCTGTTCCTCTATATTTGAGAGTTGGTTCCGGTGGACGATTGAGATCGAGCCAGGTCTTGTTAATTCGTTTGAGAGTTGGTTCCGGTGCGTTTCTTCTGCGAAAATTCGCAGTCCAAACTAGATAGCACCTTTCACCTTTTGCTGGAATATGCCTCATGTCTCTTGCATTCCCCCACCTTTAACTAGTTAGCATTCTTTTTGTGTATAGTTAGCATCCTGTCCACATCAGGGTCAAAGGGTAATATGGGAATGGTTCTTATTGATACTAGTAGTACAAGCACGTTTTGCCCACGAACCATCACGATGAGTTCATTCCGTGTATTTGATAGTTCAACCCAAACTACAGAGagtttatgtatagctttttgaATCATGGGAGGTTATGTGATTTTTGCAAAAATCACAGGAGGCTAAAATGTAATTTGTCCTAACTAATAAGACACGAATTTAATAGGAAAAAGTAACTTATGAGTTAAACAAAGCACTGTTCTAAGAATGCTGTGTATGAGAAGTTTTGCACAATGTAGCAAGGCAAAGTAAAACTATACAAACTCTAATAcgaaaaaaacaataataatatcaaATCACAAGTACTTAATTACCGTAACTGTAGAACTTGAGGACACAGGAGTTGGGTGATCAGATGAAGCAATAGTGTCCGATGCAAATGAATTTCCAAGACTAAACCAGTCAGTAATATTCTGTACCAAAAATATATCTAAAATCAGTTCAAGAAGTCTAAAAGAGTAAAACTCTTCAATCCAATCATGCAAGCACTCTAGAACAAGAAACATTATTTGAGAGGTCTCTTAACACAAGCTGTCTAATAAGAGCTCCATGCAATACAATTAAATAACGAGAACGGAACTTAATGGGAAAACCGAACTTATCACCTAAACATTAATTTTTTGAATGCCAAAACAAACTATGTGAACACCGAAACAAATTAACTACTAATAAGAACAAATTACGAGCATCTTACTACCATGACTTTCGTACTTGACGACAGAGGTATGACATCAGATGAACCAACAGTATCCAATGCAAGTGAAGCTGCCGTATTCAATGGATCAATTGTTTTCTGTACAAGAATTACATCTAAAATCAGTTTGATAATTCTAAACAAGAAAAACTCCGCAAAGATCTtcataataaatattttttgcaGAAGATAAATGCTGTTACAAAGAGGATACCAATAGAATTTAAAAAGATGATGGAGTAGGTGAATTACGTCTGCAGGCTGGCTTGGCCTAAAAAATGTCCAAGCGTTCTGACAAGTGACTAATTTTCGCTATATTcgaatgatattttatgttatttttagtcactttggcaatattgtaggaagaaaatggatcagtttggctataattggtgtaAAATGCTCTtcagtgattaaatgaggtttttgtcactttttacttgcattttgtCCATAATTTGTATAGGGGTTGGAAATATACTTCGTTTGGATGAAGAGGAAGTTGATAGCTTTGACATATCTTTGTATTtgggctataacttgagctacaatgatcggattgagatgattatTGAACCATTTTGAAGGCAAGAAATAGATCTACAAATCTtgtgaagacatcgaaatccagtttgaaggttttccctGTCAAAAAACCGAGTTACAGTAGCCAATTTCTATTGGACAAAACTGAAACAAGGCagtgagcagtcaagggtatttctaTCATTTATCCgtctacacaaatccaaatgaggtgattcttgatgcattggaaagctaacttaaagggctacaagtttcatgttttggtcaagagttaattcagcttctatcatcaagaaatgttcagttgaagttgaggCAGAATTGGAACAACATTGAAGACTAGACAGAAATTGCTAAGAATGGTAGGGGAGCAATCCGGCcagatttgtggccggattctggTCAGAAATGGCGGCTCTCCACTTACACATCTTGTTTCTTCCTCCAATAATTTACAGCTGTTGATGGACGTGTGACAACAACTTTTTGCAGCTGTAAAAGTGATGTTTgaagcctcatttcttgactaaaTCATTTATAAATTGCCATGAACTTGCAAGGACAAAGAGAGCTTGGAGAGTGCAAGAAATATTACGAAAAAATGTAGTTCTTACATTTTCTTAGTATTAGGTTAGTTTATTATAGGATAGTTTAACTAGTAGTTCATCCTTtttgtttattagctaggcaaagatgaagaaggagatgaagatggaggagatGAACTTATGTGACAAGGGATATATTtctttccaaactctttatcttttgtacttgattttaaatttagttaatatacaagttttggattttaagtttattatgtgtttctaaagtttatgccgtaggtttggttgaactttctatgattgttagtgtttattatgctattattttgagtaagttatttagcactttaactctttaaatcatgattaacttggtaccattaattgtgatgatCTTAATGTGTtgtttcttcaatgaaaattgagatttaacactagttcaagaagtgctaaacctaaggagtacactcacgagagtagaggtgcacctatgtggctttagtaatttattttatgtaatttcatagaagaaatgaacttgtagctaatttcataaccatgagagtaggtatagattagttataagtatagttaattcactacgaaagtaggttttacatatataagaaaattacgCCATAGCTAGCCAAGATAGTAGTACTTAATGATCCAAAAATAATACTTatatgagtagttagggataccataacctaaggagctttcctTTGTTATTATCTTGCATaagtttagcatagttttattttttttaattcattgatcgtctaaataatagagaagttttagtaGTGCCGGTAATTATCCAATCTTTCTCGTGGGATCAACCCGATATTTGCCCTAAACTACTAatttgatctgtatacttgcaatcAAAACGGGTATATTTCGAAATTAAACTTGTATTTATATTAAAATCCTGTCACGTTCGTCTTGATCGCACCGAAATCCTTCACATCCTTTTTTGGCGAATCCAAAACAGAACAATGGATCATCATACACAATAATAATAACAGATGAAAACATAAGGTTTAGTTTTCCTATAATAAATTTTAACCTTTCCTGAATTACCTTAAGTAAGTCCGAGTTCTCCATAGTGGAACCAACACCGGTCGGCGATTGAAAATCCAACGCCAATGATTCAGAACTCGAGCACTTTCTCCCAGGGTAGAGTGgaaatacaaaacaaaaaaattcaaaaaatcagTATAGTAATTCCGATTTGATGAGGGGAGAAATTAGCcatatcaacaaaataataatGTCAATAAAATAATAACGTTTCTGGACCTTCATCCGGGGGCATCCGGGGTTTATATGAGGGATTTTCATCGGTTTTGATCTCCGGTTTTGATCTTTGTGTTATAATGGGAGTTGCGAGGCAGAGATCGAAGTTTGTCAAAGGTGAGAAGGCTGTTTACACTTTACAGGAGCTGATGCTGATTTGGGACTTTGTGGGGCAAGCCCAGCATAGTATAGGCCACATGTTGGAATTAGTTTGACGGCATTAGGAGCTGAATGCACAAATATTGCTTAATTTGTTTAAAATATTTTGCGTGACGATTAGGCCACTTTCTTCTccaatcttaaaaaaaaaaaattatatctcCAATAAAGTACTATTAAAAATAGTCTATCGTAATGAAATTTATCATCATAGTTTATCATTAAACAACAAATATGGGCATAAAATTTGACACTCATTCCTTTGTAATTGtgcaaaataaattaaactttATTAGATGAGGGCATTTTAAGACATCCAATAAATTTTTTATGCTATTTCAACATTTGGGTACTAAAAGTGTCAAATTAGGGCGGTAAATGTAATTTTAAAACTTTGAGAGAGTTTAGTGAAATTGCTGAAAACCTCAGGgtaggtttgtgaaattatcacTTTATCATAAAACATTCTACCATTCCTTTAGAGAAATAACAATAATGTTGTTACTTGTTACCAATATATTCTTACTACAATATTGCCAATGTAAACATCTGTTTAGTGCTATTGGGCCTCCCTAATATTGCAAATAAAGTCTCTTTAAATCACATAAATTGAGCAAGAGacataaaaattttatatattatatagtaCCACTTTCATATGAGGCAGCATATATGTAAATTGTGACTCCTATGTCACTCTAACTAGAAAATCAAAAGCGTACTCTGAAAAATGAAGGCAGTATTACATAAATATTGAAGAAATTTTGTAACAAGATGGTATCCCcattttt
The DNA window shown above is from Coffea arabica cultivar ET-39 chromosome 5e, Coffea Arabica ET-39 HiFi, whole genome shotgun sequence and carries:
- the LOC140006993 gene encoding uncharacterized protein, which gives rise to MKIPHINPGCPRMKCSSSESLALDFQSPTGVGSTMENSDLLKKTIDPLNTAASLALDTVGSSDVIPLSSSTKVMNITDWFSLGNSFASDTIASSDHPTPVSSSSTVTIHSHFRVGTSLGCRWREGYGRMLWFEDTEEEEEAAKSSGCVLPYLPSG